The proteins below are encoded in one region of Cyclopterus lumpus isolate fCycLum1 chromosome 8, fCycLum1.pri, whole genome shotgun sequence:
- the LOC117735670 gene encoding BAH and coiled-coil domain-containing protein 1 yields MEGRDFAAPAHLLSERGTLVHRAASRIAPSGHGSVQHGGHFTPGKYYPSHIPMAPHSGSGLMGNSSASFMGTFLASSLGSPPSHPSHPSRPPSSPSSPSFRGGPHSSASQIWFPHSHEAAPGYPRFSGSLAHTFLPMSHLDHHANSGVLYGQHRFYDTQKENFYLRGLPSQPPLISANHSLPPMSRAGAGHSQGSCSRDRDPGIGTALHKGLKEGSVERGVVPVKDKERSSSKQEAKERQQQQQQQQQQQQQQQQQQQQLHNHQPPQPTHHHHSHSHLQHPHYPQHPLPLEEVNSRALERHKASLTMEYSKEHPQSMGKPLSACLHNGKMQNGDAGTGAGAKNSMPSCGGEGTALGVMVGGGSNQGRHMGSSVSSRCTKEGISGEMRISEQPSDCLERGQAPLHHSLSYSVPPPLHMGAAAGGAHPHPHPHTHPHTHPHPGGFHCLQLHPSHPHHPHHSHHPHHHPDFFCPPPPAPLVNPASHERGPANVGREPKITGPTFVPSVAGLGDKSSGPFQLGNPDCHGVGGGVGGGNNKDKVIEKNGGGGHHSNWQRKQQQQQQQQQQQQQQQQQQQQQQQQQQQQQQQHPYRKTDKAPDWMQSHHQHLQPSQLPPPPQLQQPPHPQQQHQAVRSRSAECINSGVDMDVFRPSMPQGPKAGHSVAHSVNTSPYRDCSHPGPQPNSSPLGSKSMVQHSGTGVAHGPGPAVSCSLQRDGQKVARIRHQQHGRPGPDAPSPAELNQGTSQELKRKMEMSPYVYGNSSGQHHHQQTPVPPWAMRPPHHMPQTEEEQRKSYMELGSTGGQQSQPQLLQQQQQPQQQQQQQQQQQSGMSLQPPQPPSASPLSQQQLQPQQQSEPQGPTQGESSAMKSLLKYSNQQQPLLLSQKSPFGGLGTLKSGPAGGSCALQGNKQTLPSRKGPANDNERPDYSGRGRDMGDTGHGESEVRQPPVGIAVAVARQREPPCRSADSHPNSRQGRVHPSVKGPPRSMYPSDPNAEEERKRMSGEQIGLTCLDRERDAYIRDNKERVEFARIHPSNSCHGDLTSHLMVPGGTSLQSGQLGDPAAHSAHHHWMPRTGSPSLWMTGHSYAGIGHTALHQNLPPGFSTAMPGPLQPVLPLPQDPSAQLVVLPTEPPAHPATHHLDVMEQPGLWPPVYGARGPPSHMQHPAVYSRTQFLRQQELYALQQHQQLQHQHQHQHQSHQSQQPQSQTQQQQQHQQHRAVHGMDMQHHATHNSQMQKRPDEPSVELEELISEPRTSKPAKAYSYNPSQRNTSPPGACAAHLSPCCQSPSLRPHPKSTPSTPCPAPSPAAAAPHSPAISPAPSQMLKGAESQDKRGEGQPPQGYPQSLEPDLPPGYTYTAIPMGYRNGPSPQDVRLAEPADLEAVQVEPAEHAPQSLSSLGEELDCQAVVRPLPEPLPSEELEKEEEERVVERVLEQREEAEVALVTAANYVPGEREVEEQGPAEEEVMVCPPAKSPVCEAASCPVPLSTEELERPEAVITLEEEADDEAVDSQLEHAQKVNMPAEQEPELPTIIELDPPSPEAPEPRPPSLEEAKDSEQQQHKNATNPDGGPVDFVCLSPASTSAPSPNQATVAVPHKPLVPCYWSLELLIAAAFCTDVPPFPLFPLGTPSVASSQPNPYQGMELLSELADLELQQQKHTCGKSQEEELLMFDLHSLATLATARALEMDSQECSSPGSGRHFPARRILNLRRKCSWTPRNEPVCPAKGSMETMDGPELAMRVKLAELQRRYKEKQKELAKLQRKHDHQKEETPRSPARRGPGRPRKRKPTLTTCPVSSSEGQRKVKSMGAGLALSPEDQGGGGDSQRRKKRLSSRGFERLSSTQQIKAQGCRKSGLHGMLSSKLAGDVTQLKQKAQCKKILSGSGSRDKEVSPCNSNPKHGHRNQSAGKAESRRESGGQSDTAASVDSSPQDSWTGLVHHGRKKGSSTLTQGSSRLSQPRARDHRQRRDAMEEEESSPVESGSSDQEEEEEEGSYDTDEGRDYRAQPRREVTSSSSVTGPSPSSVVKLEANQKARNKKQRQELYGSQSLSGAEGEVKVRKKPPCRLGLATAVKNRREDHRSEGVRRPCGPRSKEPRWGSLGTRGNRYRRSMGLATFPTTSERLKRATRKSTMLRGAINKRRSCWSVGGPSSQSEEGSRGRRNKDQQPKGRAVSRLLESFAADEGFQMDGSSFSEEEEDSSRSYSNKSPEVPRCVVTKELLTDGLKVLISKDDELLYAARVHTLELPDIFSIVIYGERGNRPRIYSLEQLLQEAVLDVRPEAETMLSEGTRVCAYWSERSRCLYPGYVRRGGSSDEGKQGGVMIEFDDGDRGKISLPNIRLLPPGYQIHCGESSPALLIPSEATVKRSSSLEQAPLSDRPSDRYNLINTLTNSQTPLLHKRRPGRPKGSGKKQKQQQQLAENANKNPSPFLGWPSLGNTRKRSSDNLFELNGAPRKALRGTEDDLFPLARSQPLTSTPAKGLFSSSSFEVDSFSSIANGYSSFCTQSTGPNQGLSLVPRSGTHGQRRRQDELIVPRSRKSGQEFLVKLDHEGVTSPKTKNSKALLLQGGSSSVGGMPRAEAYSHPVLLVKDNKKGGASRVELLRKGTTPQRKPSYSLRLDEYGDLGFSAHRDCDSSNSDLDDEEEERRRTALAAASGGLRTAGRFLSRLSVSSSSSGSSSSSSSGSISSSSLCSSDNDSSYSSEDEDSSTLMLQSCMSSHRGLLQPSEPSTSSRPHQHSFVAKAVAVSNAKGDPSDQISNNKSLKRKECTSSTSKTSKDFVKKPRMLPDDASFIPRPKMSVFMAGRQTWRWSGNPTQRRGLKGKARKLFYKAIVRGRDTVKVGDCAVFLSAGRPNLPYVGRIENFWESWTSSMVVKVKWFYHPEETKLGKRHRDGKHALYQSCHEDENDVQTISHKCQVVSREEYECLTRNQKPNSTSPDLYYLAGTYDPTAGQLVTTEGLSILC; encoded by the exons GCAGCGGATTGATGGGCAATTCCTCCGCCTCCTTCATGGGGACCTTTCTGGCGAGTAGTCTGGGCTCGCCCCCCTCCCACCCGTCTCACCCTTCCCGGCCgccctcctcgccctcctcgccctccttccGGGGCGGACCTCACTCCAGCGCCTCGCAAATCTGGTTTCCCCATTCACATGAAG CAGCTCCAGGGTATCCTCGATTCTCAGGGAGTTTGGCCCACACTTTCCTTCCCATGAGCCACTTGGATCACCACGCCAACAGTGGAGTTCTCTACGGGCAGCACCGTTTCTATGACACGCAAAAAG AGAACTTCTATCTTCGAGGTCTCCCGTCCCAGCCACCTCTcatctcagccaatcacagtcTGCCACCAATGTCCAGGGCAGGTGCAGGACACTCTCAGGGGTCCTGCAGCAGAGACAGAGATCCAGGAATAGGCACTGCTCTACATAAGGGCCTAAAAGAGGGGTCTGTGGAGAGAGGAGTGGTACCTGTAAAGGACAAGGAGAGGTCCAGTAGCAAACAAGAGGCAAAGgagagacagcagcagcagcagcagcagcagcagcagcagcagcaacaacaacagcaacagcaacagctcCACAACCACCAGCCACCGCAGcccacacaccaccaccatTCCCACTCCCATCTGCAGCACCCACACTATCCACAGCACCCACTACCCCTGGAGGAGGTCAACAGTCGGGCCCTGGAGAGGCACAAGGCCTCCCTTACCATGGAGTACAGCAAGGAACACCCTCAGAGTATGGGCAAGCCCCTCAGTGCCTGCTTGCACAATGGCAAGATGCAAAACGGAGATGCAGGAACTGGAGCAGGGGCTAAGAACTCCATGCCCAGCTGTGGGGGGGAGGGCACAGCCCTTGGGGTCATGGTGGGTGGAGGGAGCAACCAGGGTAGACATATGGGGTCCAGTGTTAGTAGTCGCTGTACCAAAGAGGGGATAAGTGGGGAGATGAGGATCAGTGAACAACCTTCAGACTGTCTGGAAAGGGGTCAggcaccactccaccactctcTGTCCTACTCCGTACCCCCACCCTTACACAtgggtgctgctgctggaggggcACACCCCCATCCGCATCCTCATACTCACCCCCATACACATCCTCACCCAGGGGGCTTCCACTGCCTTCAGCTCCACCCTAGCCACCCACACCATCCACATCATTCCCACCATCCACACCACCATCCAGACTTCTTCTGCCCgccccctcctgctcctttAGTCAACCCTGCCTCACATGAGAGGGGGCCGGCCAATGTGGGACGAGAGCCTAAAATCACTGGGCCTACATTTGTGCCATCTGTGGCGGGCCTAGGGGACAAATCTAGTGGTCCATTCCAGCTTGGTAACCCAGACTGCCATGGTGTGGGCGGTGGAGTGGGAGGCGGCAATAACAAGGATAAGGTAATAGAAAAGAATGGAGGCGGTGGGCACCATAGTAATTGGCaaagaaaacagcaacaacaacagcagcagcagcagcaacagcagcaacagcagcagcaacaacaacaacaacaacaacagcagcagcagcagcagcagcagcacccatacagaaagacagacaaggCTCCAGATTGGATGCAGTCCCACCACCAACACCTTCAGCCCTCACagctccctccacctccccaacTACAACAGCCTCCACATCCCCAACAGCAGCACCAGGCTGTGCGATCGCGCAGTGCTGAGTGTATCAACAGCGGTGTGGACATGGATGTGTTTAGACCCTCGATGCCCCAGGGGCCAAAGGCTGGACACTCTGTCGCTCATTCTGTCAACACATCTCCTTACAGAGACTGTTCCCATCCAGGACCCCAACCTAACTCCTCCCCCCTTGGCAGTAAAAGCATGGTTCAACATAGTGGGACTGGAGTAGCCCATGGCCCTGGTCCTGCTGTTAGCTGCTCCTTGCAGAGAGATGGCCAAAAGGTAGCCAGGATACGCCACCAGCAACATGGCCGACCGGGACCCGATGCTCCTTCTCCTGCCGAGTTGAACCAAGGGACTAGTCAGgagctaaaaagaaaaatggagatGTCTCCTTATGTTTACGGCAACAGCAGCgggcagcaccaccaccagcagacCCCAGTGCCACCCTGGGCCATGAGGCCTCCCCACCACATGCCACAAACCGAGGAGGAGCAAAGGAAGTCTTACATGGAGTTAGGGAGTACTGGTGGACAACAATCTCAGccgcagctgctgcagcagcagcagcagccgcagcaacagcagcaacagcagcaacagcagcagtcgGGAATGAGCCTGCAAcctccccagcctccctcagcATCTCCCCTCAGTCAGCAACAGCTGCAGCCACAGCAGCAATCAGAGCCCCAGGGTCCAACTCAGGGGGAGAGCAGTGCCATGAAAAGCTTACTAAAATACAGCAACCAGCAACAGCCACTGCTCCTCTCCCAGAAGAGCCCCTTTGGAGGGCTGGGAACGCTCAAATCAGGTCCTGCTGGGGGGAGCTGTGCCCTACAGGGCAACAAACAGACTCTACCTTCCAGAAAGGGCCCAGCCAATGACAACGAGCGCCCTGATTACAGTGGGCGGGGCCGGGATATGGGGGATACAGGTCATGGGGAAAGTGAGGTGCGGCAGCCGCCAGTGGGAATTGCAGTGGCTGTGGCCAGACAAAGGGAGCCGCCTTGTCGCTCCGCGGACAGTCATCCAAACAGCCGACAAGGCAGGGTACATCCCTCAGTGAAAG GACCGCCCCGCTCCATGTATCCTTCAGATCCTAATGCCGAAGAGGAGCGAAAGAGGATGAGCGGGGAACAGATAGGTCTGACTTGcttggacagagagagagatgcatatATCAG GGATAATAAGGAACGGGTGGAGTTTGCAAGAATCCACCCCTCCAACAGCTGTCACGGAGATCTGACCTCTCATCTCATGGTCCCAGGCGGGACTTCCCTCCAGTCGGGCCAATTAGGAGATCCTGCTGCACATTCGGCTCACCACCATTGGATGCCAAGAACTGGAAGCCCATCCCTCTGGATGACAGGACACTCTTATG CAGGTATAGGTCACACAGCCCTGCATCAGAATCTGCCCCCAGGTTTCTCGACAGCTATGCCAGGCCCCCTGCAGCCAGTCCTGCCTCTGCCCCAGGACCCCTCTGCCCAGCTGGTGGTCTTGCCCACTGAGCCCCCCGCCCATCCTGCGACCCATCACCTGG ATGTGATGGAGCAGCCAGGGCTGTGGCCCCCTGTGTATGGTGCCCGGGGCCCACCCTCCCACATGCAGCATCCTGCTGTGTACTCCCGAACCCAGTTTCTACGGCAACAGGAGCTGTACGCtctccagcagcaccagcagctccagcatcagcatcagcatcagcaccagAGCCACCAGTCGCAGCAACCACAGTCTCaaactcagcagcagcagcagcatcagcagcacagAGCTGTGCATGGCATGGACATGCAGCATCATGCCACTCACAATTCGCAG ATGCAGAAGAGGCCGGATGAGCCATCTGTTGAACTAGAGGAACTCATTTCGGAACCCAGAACATCAAAACCTGCCAAGGCCTACTCTTACAACCCATCTCAGAGGAACACTTCTCCGCCTGGGGCCTGTGCCGCTCACCTGTCCCCTTGTTGCCAGTCCCCGTCTCTACGACCACATCCCAAGAGCACTCCTTCTACACCCTGCCCTGCTCCCAGCCCTGCCGCAGCAGCCCCTCACTCACCTGCCATCAGCCCTGCTCCATCTCAGATGCTCAAGGGAGCCGAGTCCCAGGACAAGCGAGGAGAGGGCCAGCCTCCCCAGGGTTACCCACAGTCTCTGGAGCCTG ACTTGCCTCCTGGATATACCTACACTGCTATTCCCATGGGCTACAGGAACGGGCCTTCCCCCCAGGATGTTCGACTGGCTGAGCCAGCTGACCTGGAAGCAGTCCAAGTGGAGCCTGCTGAGCATGCTCCTCAGTCTCTCTCCAGCCTGGGGGAGGAGCTAGACTGCCAAGCAGTGGTCAGGCCCCTCCCAGAGCCACTCCCATCCGAGGAActagagaaagaagaggaggaaagagtgGTGGAGAGAGTTCtggaacagagggaggaagcgGAGGTAGCACTGGTGACAGCAGCCAACTATGTgcctggagagagggaggtggaggagcaggggCCCGCTGAGGAAGAGGTGATGGTTTGCCCCCCTGCTAAGAGCCCGGTGTGCGAGGCTGCTTCCTGTCCAGTCCCCCTTTCAACAGAGGAGCTTGAAAGGCCAGAAGCTGTCATCACCTTGGAGGAGGAAGCGGATGATGAGGCGGTGGATAGCCAGTTGGAGCACGCTCAAAAGGTCAACATGCCTGCAGAGCAGGAGCCAGAGCTGCCCACCATCATTGAGCTTGACCCTCCTTCCCCTGAAGCTCCTGAGCCTCGGCCCCCGTCCCTTGAGGAAGCAAAGGAcagcgagcagcagcagcacaagaATGCGACGAACCCTGATGGCGGCCCAGTggattttgtgtgtctttcccCTGCCTCAACGTCTGCCCCTAGCCCAAACCAGGCAACTGTTGCCGTGCCCCACAAACCTCTCGTGCCCTGCTACTGGAGCCTGGAGCTGCTGATTGCGGCTGCCTTCTGCACAGACGTACCTCCATTTCCCTTATTCCCTCTTGGCACCCCATCAGTTGCCTCATCGCAGCCCAACCCCTACCAGGGTATGGAGCTTCTGAGTGAGCTGGCAGATCTGGAGCTGCAACAGCAAAAGCACACCTGTGGGAAAAGTCAGG AAGAGGAGTTGCTGATGTTTGACCTCCATAGCCTTGCTACCCTGGCCACAGCCCGCGCTCTGGAGATGGACTCCCAGGAATGCAGCAGTCCGGGTTCAGGGCGACACTTCCCGGCCCGCAGGATCCTCAATTTACGTAGGAAATGCAGTTGGACACCTCGCAATGAACCA GTGTGCCCGGCCAAAGGTAGCATGGAGACAATGGACGGTCCCGAGCTTGCAATGCGTGTGAAGTTGGCTGAGCTGCAGCGCCGctacaaagagaagcaaaaGGAGCTGGCCAAACTTCAGAGGAAGCACGATCATCA gaaggaggaaacaccTCGCAGCCCAGCTCGGCGAGGACCGGGGCGGCCAAGGAAGCGGAAACCCACCCTCACCACATGTCCAGTGTCCTCATCTGAGGGCCAAAGAAAAGTCAA GTCgatgggggcggggcttgcaCTGTCGCCTGAGGACCAAGGAGGGGGCGGTGACAGccagagaaggaagaagaggctGTCCAGTCGAGGCTTTGAGCGGCTCAGCAGCACACAG CAGATAAAAGCACAGGGCTGCAGAAAAAGCGGTCTTCACGGCATGCTCAGCTCCAAGCTGGCCGGCGATGTGACTCAGCTCAAACAGAAAGCCCAGTGTAAAAAGATTCTCTCGGGGTCGGGCTCCAGAGACAAGGAGGTTTCGCCCTGCAACTCCAACCCCAAGCATGGACACAGAAACCAGTCCGCTGGCAAAGCAGAGTCCAGGCGAGAGTCTGGGGGACAAAGTGACACAG CAGCCAGTGTGGACAGTAGCCCCCAAGACAGCTGGACTGGACTTGTGCACCACGGACGTAAAAAGGGATCCTCCACCCTGACACAGGGCTCGTCCCGGCTGAGCCAGCCAAGAGCGAGAGATCACCGCCAGAGACGTGACgcgatggaggaggaagagagctcCCCCGTAGAGAGTGGCTCCTCTGATCAAG aagaggaagaagaagaaggcagtTATGATACTGATGAAGGTCGAGACTACCGAGCCCAGCCCCGAAGAGAAGTCACCTCGAGCTCCTCCGTGACAGGTCCGAGTCCCTCATCTGTTGTAAAACTGGAGGCCAACCAGAAAGCCAGGAACAAAAAACAGAGACAGGAGCTTTATG GCTCACAGAGTCTGTCTGGAGCCGAAGGGGAGGTCAAAGTAAGGAAGAAGCCCCCCTGCAGGCTGGGCCTGGCCACTGCAGTCAAAAACCGCCGTGAAGATCACCGGTCTGAGGGGGTGAGAAGGCCATGTGGACCCAGGTCTAAAGAGCCTCGGTGGGGCAGTCTTGGGACCAGAGGCAACCGCTACCGGAGGAGCATGGGACTGGCCACCTTCCCGACCACCAGTGAGAGACTAAAAAGGGCGACCCGCAAGAGCACCATGTTGAGAGGAGCAATCAATAAG AGGAGAAGTTGCTGGTCAGTTGGGGGCCCATCTTCACAGAGTGAGGAGGGCAGCAGGGGACGAAGGAACAAGGACCAGCAG CCAAAGGGACGAGCCGTCAGTCGGCTGCTGGAGAGCTTTGCGGCCGACGAGGGTTTTCAGATGGATGGCAGCAGCTTctcagaagaggaggaagacagcaGCCGCTCGTACAGCAACAAAAGCCCTGAAG TTCCTAGGTGCGTCGTGACCAAAGAACTCTTGACCGATGGACTGAAGGTGCTGATCTCCAAGGACGATGAGCTTCTATACGCTGCCAGAGTGCACACACTGGAACTACCCGACAT CTTTAGCATTGTTATCTACGGTGAGAGAGGAAACCGCCCAAGAATCTATTCAttggagcagctgctgcaggaagcT GTCCTGGATGTACGGCCTGAGGCAGAGACGATGCTTAGTGAAGGAACCAGGGTGTGCGCTTACTGGAGCGAACGCTCGCGCTGCTTGTACCCAGGCTACGTTCGCAGAG GTGGTTCATCGGATGAAGGGAAGCAAGGAGGAGTGATGATAGAGTTTGATGATGGAGACAGGGGGAAGATCTCTCTCCCAAACATCCGCCTCCTGCCTCCAGGATACCAGATTCACT GTGGGGAGTCATCTCCTGCCCTGCTGATACCCAGCGAGGCCACGGTTAAGAGAAGTTCTAGTCTGGAGCAGGCCCCTCTGAGTGACAGGCCTTCTGACAGATACAACCTTATCAATACTTTAACTAACAGCCAAACTCCACTTCTTCACAAAAGAAGACCAG GGAGACCAAAGGGCTctgggaaaaaacaaaagcagcagcaacagctggCTGAGAATGCCAATAAAAATCCTTCACCTTTCCTGGGTTGGCCTTCGTTGGGCAACACCAGGAAGAGGTCGTCCGACAACCTGTTTGAGCTCAATGGGGCACCCAGGAAGGCCTTAAGAGGGACGGAAGATGACCTGTTCCCCTTGGCTAGGAGCCAGCCATTGACCTCCACCCCTGCCAAAGGCCttttcagcagcagctccttTGAGGTGGACTCCTTCAGCAGCATTGCAAATGGATACTCTTCCTTCTGTACTCAGTCTACAGGACCAAATCAAGGTTTATCTCTGGTCCCAAGGAGTGGGACACATGGCCAGAGGCGCAGGCAAGATGAGCTTATTGTGCCAAGAAGCAGGAAGTCTGGACAAGAGTTCTTAGTCAAGTTAGATCACGAAGGAGTGACCTCCCCCAAGACAAAGAACAGCAAGGCTCTGTTGTTGCAAGGTGGCTCTTCCAGTGTGGGTGGCATGCCCCGGGCAGAGGCTTACTCTCACCCAGTCCTGCTGgttaaagacaacaaaaagggcGGTGCCTCCAGAGTAGAACTTCTCCGGAAAGGAACCACACCCCAAAGAAAGCCCTCCTATTCTCTGCGTCTGGATGAATATGGCGACTTGGGCTTCAGCGCCCACAGAGACTGTGACAGCTCCAACTCTGatctggatgatgaagaggaggagaggaggag AACTGCACTAGCTGCAGCCTCAGGAGGACTAAGGACGGCTGGCCGCTTCCTGTctcgtctctccgtctcctcaTCGTCTTCTGGTTCTTCAAGCTCCTCGTCTTCAGGGTCTATCTCCAGTTCCAGCTTGTGCTCCTCGGATAATGATTCCTCTTACAGCTCAGAGGATGAGGACAGTTCTACATTGATGCTTCAGAGTTGTATGTCTTCCCACCGAGGCCTCCTGCAACCTTCTGAACCGTCCACGTCTTCAAGGCCACACCAGCACTCTTTTGTGGCCAAAGCTGTTGCTGTTTCCAACGCCAAAGGAGACCCCTCTGACCAGATCTCCAACAACAAGTCCCTGAAGAGGAAAGAATGCACCAGTTCCACCTCTAAAACATCGAAGGATTTTGTGAAGAAACCTAGGATGCTTCCAGATGACGCTTCATTTATTCCAAGGCCTAAGATGTCTGTATTTATGGCAGGACGACAAACGTGGAGGTGGTCAGGAAACCCCACACAG CGGCGAGGTCTGAAAGGCAAGGCCAGGAAGCTTTTTTATAAGGCCATCGTGCGAGGCAGAGACACAGTGAAAGTGGGAGATTGTGCTGTTTTCCTCTCAGCTGGACGTCCCAACCTCCCATACGTAGGTCGTATAGAGAACTTCTGGGAATCCTGGACCTCCAGTATGGTGGTCAAAGTCAAGTGGTTCTACCACCCTGAAGAGACCAAGCTCGGCAAGAGGCATCGAGATGGGAAG CATGCCCTTTACCAGTCGTGTCATGAGGATGAGAATGACGTCCAGACAATCTCTCATAAGTGCCAGGTGGTGAGCAGGGAGGAGTATGAGTGTCTGACTCGCAATCAGAAGCCGAACAGTACCTCCCCAGACCTCTACTACCTGGCTGGGACGTATGACCCCACTGCTGGTCAATTGGTCACTACTGAAGGGCTTTCCATCTTGTGCTGA